In one Novosphingopyxis iocasae genomic region, the following are encoded:
- the serA gene encoding phosphoglycerate dehydrogenase, with protein sequence MPKVLISDKMSPKAAEIFRTRGIEVDEITGKTPEELKAIIGDYDGLAIRSSTKVTPEILEAADNLKVIGRAGIGVDNVDIPAASSKGVVVMNTPFGNSITTAEHAIAMMFALARQLPEADASTQAGKWEKSKFMGVELTSKTLGLIGAGNIGSIVADRALGLKMKVVAFDPFLTPDRALEMGVEKVELDQLLDRADFITLHTPLTDQTRGILSKEALAKTKKGVRIINCARGGLIDEAALKEALESGQVAGAALDVFAEEPAKDNPLFGTPGLVCTPHLGASTDEAQVNVAIQVAEQLSDYLLSGGVTNALNMPSLSAEEAPRVRPYMALAEKLGSLVGQLLGKDIRGVEIEVEGAAAQLNIKPISGAVLAGLMRVYSDTVNMVNAPYLARERGLDVREVRHDRTQDYHTLLRVTVTTDEGERSVAGTLFGDAQPRLVELFGIKIEADLGGDMLYIVNEDIPGFIGKVGTALGEAGVNIGTFHLGRRTGVRGDEAVLLLSVDQPVDEPVMWKICNLDGVKKVKGLGFK encoded by the coding sequence ATGCCCAAAGTCCTGATTTCCGACAAAATGTCCCCCAAGGCCGCCGAGATTTTCCGGACGCGCGGGATCGAGGTGGACGAGATTACCGGCAAGACGCCGGAAGAGCTGAAAGCCATCATCGGCGACTATGACGGCCTTGCCATCCGCAGTTCCACCAAGGTCACGCCCGAAATTCTCGAAGCTGCCGACAATCTGAAGGTGATCGGCCGTGCCGGCATCGGCGTCGACAATGTCGATATCCCCGCCGCCTCATCCAAGGGCGTGGTGGTGATGAACACGCCGTTCGGCAACTCCATCACCACGGCAGAGCATGCCATCGCGATGATGTTCGCCCTCGCCCGCCAGCTGCCCGAAGCCGATGCCTCCACCCAGGCCGGCAAGTGGGAAAAATCCAAGTTCATGGGCGTCGAGCTGACGTCCAAGACGCTCGGCCTGATCGGTGCGGGCAATATCGGTTCGATCGTCGCGGACCGCGCGCTCGGTCTCAAGATGAAGGTGGTGGCGTTCGATCCGTTCCTGACGCCCGACCGCGCGCTGGAAATGGGCGTGGAAAAGGTGGAGCTGGACCAGCTGCTGGACCGCGCCGACTTCATCACGTTGCACACGCCGCTGACCGACCAGACGCGCGGCATCCTGTCCAAGGAGGCGCTCGCCAAGACCAAGAAGGGCGTGCGCATCATCAACTGCGCGCGCGGCGGGCTGATCGACGAAGCGGCGCTGAAGGAGGCGCTGGAATCGGGCCAGGTCGCGGGCGCGGCGCTCGACGTGTTCGCCGAGGAACCGGCCAAGGACAATCCGTTGTTCGGCACGCCCGGCCTCGTATGCACGCCGCATCTGGGCGCCTCGACCGACGAGGCGCAGGTCAATGTCGCCATTCAGGTGGCCGAGCAGCTGAGCGATTATCTACTGTCCGGCGGCGTCACCAACGCCCTCAACATGCCCAGCCTGTCCGCCGAGGAAGCACCGCGCGTGCGCCCCTATATGGCGCTCGCCGAAAAGCTCGGCAGCCTGGTCGGCCAGCTGCTCGGCAAGGACATCCGCGGGGTGGAGATCGAGGTGGAGGGCGCCGCCGCGCAGCTCAACATCAAGCCGATCAGCGGCGCCGTGCTGGCGGGCCTGATGCGCGTCTATTCGGACACCGTGAACATGGTGAACGCGCCCTATCTGGCGCGCGAGCGCGGGCTGGACGTGCGCGAGGTGCGCCATGATCGCACGCAGGATTATCACACCCTGCTGCGCGTCACCGTCACCACCGATGAGGGCGAGCGTTCGGTTGCCGGCACGTTGTTCGGCGATGCCCAGCCGCGACTGGTCGAACTGTTCGGCATCAAGATCGAGGCCGATCTTGGCGGCGACATGCTATATATCGTGAACGAGGATATTCCCGGCTTCATCGGCAAGGTCGGCACCGCGCTGGGCGAGGCAGGCGTCAATATCGGCACCTTCCACCTCGGCCGCCGCACCGGCGTGCGGGGCGACGAGGCGGTGCTGCTGCTCTCGGTCGACCAGCCGGTGGACGAGCCGGTGATGTGGAAGATCTGCAACCTCGACGGCGTGAAGAAGGTGAAGGGGCTGGGCTTCAAATAA